A stretch of the Sinorhizobium alkalisoli genome encodes the following:
- a CDS encoding response regulator, translating into MANSQKAPEHILVVDDDPRIRQMLARYFEDEGYRVSLAGDGREMRDSLETQAIDIILLDLVLPGEDGLALARDIRARSDIPIIMLTGRNDVVDRIVGLEIGADDYIAKPFHLREVLARLRSALRRRQPPAASVRNETQSEIYSFEGWHLDVGRRQLLSDEGKEILLTTGEFDMLCVLVKHAGRVLQRERLMDLTRGRNLEAFDRTIDAQIARLRRKIELDPSNPALIKSVRGVGYVFSARISRQDA; encoded by the coding sequence ATGGCCAATTCACAGAAGGCGCCGGAGCATATTCTCGTCGTCGACGACGATCCGAGAATTCGGCAGATGCTCGCGCGCTACTTCGAGGACGAAGGCTACCGCGTCAGCCTGGCCGGTGACGGCAGGGAGATGCGCGATAGCCTGGAAACCCAGGCAATCGACATCATCCTGCTCGATCTCGTCCTGCCGGGTGAGGACGGGCTGGCTTTGGCGCGTGACATAAGGGCACGCTCGGACATTCCGATCATCATGCTGACCGGGCGCAACGACGTGGTCGACCGGATCGTCGGCCTGGAGATCGGCGCCGACGACTACATCGCGAAACCGTTTCACCTTCGCGAAGTGCTGGCAAGACTGAGAAGTGCGCTCAGGCGCCGGCAACCGCCGGCGGCGTCGGTCCGCAACGAAACGCAATCGGAAATCTACAGTTTCGAGGGATGGCATCTCGACGTGGGGCGTAGGCAGTTGCTGTCCGACGAGGGCAAAGAAATTCTTCTGACCACGGGCGAATTCGATATGCTCTGCGTGCTGGTGAAGCATGCCGGCCGCGTTCTCCAGCGCGAGCGGCTGATGGATCTCACCCGGGGCCGGAACCTGGAGGCCTTCGACCGGACCATCGATGCGCAGATCGCAAGACTGCGCCGCAAGATCGAACTGGATCCCAGCAACCCGGCGCTCATCAAGTCGGTCAGGGGCGTCGGCTACGTCTTCAGCGCAAGGATCAGCAGGCAAGACGCGTAA
- the argF gene encoding ornithine carbamoyltransferase produces MPIDLRGRSVLTLQEFTPDELRFLLRLAADLKTEKRSGREIPRLSRRNIALIFEKESTRTRTGFEVAAHDQGAHVTYWGPSGSHLGRRESIRDTARVLGRLYDAIEYRGRSQDAVDELAAHAGVPVYNGLTDESHPTHALGDFLTMQEFSEKPLSQVVVAYLGDGRGNVARSLAIGAAKLGVDLRIVSPPIFWPAKSFIVQVTSEARAHGGRFTVLEHVGAGVLGADFIYTAPWLGEEETGWAERIRLLAPFGVRANVMEATENPHTKFMHCLPACHDRNSEVGARIAKQFGIECMEVSDAVFQSKASIVFDQAENRMHTIKSILIATIAG; encoded by the coding sequence ATGCCCATCGATCTTCGCGGCCGCAGCGTGTTGACGCTTCAGGAGTTCACGCCGGACGAGCTTCGATTTCTGCTGCGGCTTGCTGCCGATCTCAAGACGGAGAAGAGAAGCGGCAGAGAGATCCCGCGGCTGAGCCGCAGGAACATCGCCCTTATCTTCGAAAAGGAGTCGACGCGTACCCGCACCGGCTTCGAAGTGGCTGCCCATGACCAGGGCGCTCATGTCACCTATTGGGGTCCTTCCGGCAGCCACCTGGGCCGCAGGGAATCGATCAGGGATACGGCCCGCGTGCTCGGAAGACTCTACGACGCGATCGAATATCGCGGTCGCTCGCAAGACGCGGTCGACGAACTGGCGGCGCATGCGGGTGTGCCGGTCTATAACGGCCTGACTGACGAATCACACCCGACGCATGCGCTCGGCGATTTCCTGACCATGCAGGAGTTCAGTGAAAAGCCGCTCTCGCAAGTGGTGGTGGCTTACCTCGGCGATGGTCGCGGCAATGTCGCGCGATCGCTGGCGATCGGTGCCGCCAAGCTCGGAGTGGACCTGCGCATCGTCTCGCCGCCGATCTTCTGGCCCGCCAAATCCTTCATAGTGCAGGTGACGTCGGAGGCGCGAGCGCATGGTGGCCGGTTCACGGTGCTGGAGCACGTCGGGGCGGGCGTTCTGGGCGCCGACTTCATCTACACCGCGCCGTGGCTCGGTGAAGAGGAGACGGGCTGGGCCGAGCGTATCAGGCTGCTCGCGCCATTCGGCGTCAGGGCGAACGTAATGGAGGCTACCGAGAATCCCCACACGAAGTTCATGCACTGTTTACCCGCCTGCCACGACCGCAATAGCGAAGTGGGGGCGCGGATTGCCAAGCAATTCGGCATTGAGTGCATGGAGGTGTCGGACGCCGTCTTCCAATCGAAAGCCTCGATCGTTTTCGACCAGGCGGAAAACCGTATGCATACGATCAAGTCGATCCTCATCGCAACGATCGCGGGCTGA
- a CDS encoding MBL fold metallo-hydrolase RNA specificity domain-containing protein, whose protein sequence is MPAEPIIRFHGAAGTVTGSCQLLEFGPARILVDCGLFQGAKTEKELNYRSFPFDPSKIDAVILTHAHIDHSGLLPKLVKLGYDGPIFATPATRDLCTVMLPDSAHIQESEVDQRNRRSLRRGRDAVTPIYAAHDAAIAITLFRPVPLGAWQEAAAGIRFRFWNAGHLLGSASVEMEVGAAPSPLRLLFSGDIGPRHKLLQFDATAPSGWHYVVCESTYGDVAREQASDATRRNILRAEVMAATHPNGALIIPSFAVERTQELLTDLVHLMDTGAITRCPIIIDSPLATQASEIFRRHARELENGDALVRAIEARNVRFTETVEQSKALDLMRGFHIVIAASGMCEAGRIRHRLKNWLWRDEGTVLLVGYQAAGTLGRFLEDGASVVRIQGDDIRVRARIRTLDIYSGHADGVELADWVRARQPIRGGVFLVHGEEDALEALRQRLSKFLPEVRLIRPRLDAAFRLGAEGLVEISDATPPRIDPYRAGHTDWHNDFQSLVLDLQDELAKAADDKARGVVLRRLRRALMEEA, encoded by the coding sequence ATGCCCGCTGAACCGATCATCCGCTTTCATGGCGCTGCCGGAACCGTCACGGGCTCCTGCCAGCTCTTGGAATTCGGGCCCGCAAGAATTCTCGTCGACTGCGGGCTCTTCCAGGGGGCGAAGACGGAAAAGGAGCTGAACTATCGCTCGTTCCCCTTCGATCCCTCAAAAATCGATGCCGTCATCCTGACGCATGCGCATATCGATCATTCCGGCCTGCTCCCGAAGCTCGTCAAGCTCGGCTATGACGGCCCGATCTTCGCAACGCCCGCGACGCGGGACCTGTGTACGGTCATGCTGCCCGATTCCGCACATATCCAGGAAAGTGAGGTCGACCAGCGTAATCGCCGCAGCCTGCGCCGGGGGCGCGATGCGGTGACGCCCATCTACGCCGCGCACGACGCCGCGATCGCCATCACCCTGTTCCGTCCAGTGCCGCTCGGGGCGTGGCAGGAGGCCGCGGCGGGAATCCGGTTCCGCTTCTGGAATGCCGGGCATCTGCTTGGCTCGGCTTCCGTAGAAATGGAGGTCGGCGCGGCGCCTTCGCCGTTGCGGCTGCTCTTTTCAGGAGACATCGGTCCGCGTCATAAGCTGCTTCAGTTCGACGCCACGGCGCCAAGCGGTTGGCACTATGTCGTCTGCGAGAGCACCTATGGTGACGTCGCGCGTGAGCAGGCGTCGGATGCGACGAGGCGAAACATTCTGCGCGCCGAGGTCATGGCGGCGACCCATCCCAATGGTGCGCTGATCATCCCGTCCTTTGCCGTGGAGCGCACACAGGAGCTTCTGACCGATCTCGTCCATCTCATGGACACAGGCGCGATCACGAGATGCCCGATCATCATCGATTCACCGCTCGCGACTCAGGCAAGCGAAATCTTCCGGAGGCATGCGCGCGAGCTGGAGAACGGCGACGCGCTTGTCCGGGCCATCGAGGCCCGGAACGTGCGTTTTACCGAAACGGTCGAACAGTCGAAGGCGCTCGACCTCATGCGGGGCTTTCACATCGTCATCGCCGCAAGCGGCATGTGCGAGGCCGGCCGCATACGCCATAGGCTGAAGAACTGGCTGTGGCGGGACGAGGGCACCGTGCTGTTGGTCGGCTACCAGGCGGCCGGGACGCTCGGCCGTTTTCTCGAAGACGGAGCCTCCGTGGTTCGCATCCAGGGAGACGACATTCGGGTGCGGGCCCGCATCCGAACGCTCGACATCTACAGCGGCCATGCCGACGGGGTGGAACTCGCCGACTGGGTGCGGGCCCGGCAACCCATTCGCGGCGGCGTCTTTCTGGTCCACGGCGAGGAGGATGCGCTCGAAGCGCTCCGGCAGCGTCTATCCAAGTTCCTGCCGGAAGTGCGGCTGATCCGGCCTCGTCTCGATGCGGCGTTCCGCCTGGGTGCAGAAGGGTTGGTTGAAATATCTGACGCCACTCCTCCCCGCATCGATCCGTATCGGGCGGGTCACACAGATTGGCACAACGACTTCCAATCGCTTGTCCTCGATCTTCAGGACGAACTGGCGAAGGCCGCCGACGACAAGGCGCGCGGCGTGGTGCTGCGCAGATTGCGGCGGGCGCTGATGGAGGAGGCATAA
- a CDS encoding efflux RND transporter periplasmic adaptor subunit, with the protein MSVARRRLVIWGSLLGVLAAAIAYALRPQPIPVDLATAATGMLRVTIDEEGETRVRDVYTLHAPLRGQLHRITVDAGDVVEAGKTQLAQIEPAAPAFLDARTEAEHQAAVEAARAAYNLAEAELNKAKADLTFAESDRARARQLIQRNTISQRALDDAERAFSVAQANLETAEAAINVRRHELQQAQSRLLSRQEIRSRSEACECVPLTAPVDGVVLRVMRRSEGVIDAGTPLIEIGDPRDLEIVVNMLSEDAVKIKPGQHAVVTGWGGPDLQATVRRIEPFAETEISALGIEEQRVDVILDFAGPPESWSPLGHGYRVDVQVILFEGNVLQLPLGALFRRGEDWAVFVVEGQRAELRPVEIGHRNSLSVEIREGLQQGERVILYPSDRIEAGVSVVAR; encoded by the coding sequence TTGAGCGTGGCAAGACGCAGGTTGGTGATCTGGGGTAGCTTGCTGGGCGTGCTGGCAGCCGCCATCGCCTACGCATTGAGGCCGCAGCCGATCCCGGTTGACCTCGCGACTGCCGCAACCGGTATGCTGCGCGTGACGATAGACGAGGAAGGAGAAACGCGAGTACGCGACGTCTACACACTGCACGCCCCGCTGCGCGGCCAGTTGCACCGGATCACGGTGGACGCGGGCGATGTCGTCGAAGCCGGGAAGACGCAATTGGCGCAGATTGAGCCGGCCGCGCCCGCTTTCCTCGATGCGCGGACGGAAGCGGAGCATCAGGCGGCCGTCGAAGCGGCCCGAGCAGCCTATAATCTCGCTGAGGCCGAACTCAACAAGGCCAAGGCCGACCTGACCTTTGCGGAGAGCGACCGCGCCCGCGCCCGTCAGTTGATCCAGCGCAACACCATCTCGCAGCGGGCGCTGGATGACGCCGAGCGCGCGTTCAGTGTTGCGCAAGCCAATCTCGAGACGGCCGAAGCGGCAATCAACGTCAGGCGCCACGAACTTCAGCAGGCCCAGTCTCGCCTCCTCTCCCGTCAGGAGATCAGGAGCCGCAGCGAAGCCTGCGAATGCGTCCCGCTGACGGCCCCGGTCGACGGCGTCGTGCTGCGGGTCATGCGCCGCAGCGAAGGCGTCATCGATGCCGGTACGCCCTTGATAGAGATCGGTGATCCCAGGGATCTGGAAATCGTCGTCAACATGCTTTCGGAGGACGCAGTCAAGATCAAGCCCGGACAACACGCCGTCGTCACCGGATGGGGCGGTCCGGATCTACAGGCGACCGTGCGGCGTATCGAGCCCTTTGCCGAGACCGAGATATCGGCGCTCGGCATCGAAGAACAGCGCGTGGATGTGATACTCGACTTTGCCGGCCCGCCGGAAAGCTGGAGTCCGCTCGGTCACGGCTATCGCGTCGACGTCCAGGTTATACTTTTCGAAGGCAACGTGCTCCAGCTGCCGCTGGGAGCCCTGTTTCGGCGAGGAGAAGACTGGGCCGTGTTCGTCGTAGAGGGACAGCGGGCTGAACTGCGGCCTGTCGAAATCGGCCACAGAAACAGCCTTTCGGTGGAAATTCGCGAGGGGCTGCAGCAGGGCGAGAGGGTCATCCTCTATCCAAGCGACCGCATCGAGGCCGGCGTCTCCGTCGTCGCGCGCTGA
- a CDS encoding ABC transporter permease, whose amino-acid sequence MSSLDRKLLRGLWQLKAQVVAIALVIASGTALLIMALTTIEALEETTTAYYERTRFADVFARAKRAPEYLGRDIAEMPGVRLAETRIVDGAILDMPGYSEPVVAQLISLPERGPQLLNALVIRSGRLVDPNRSDEVVVSEPFADAHGLKPGDTFDAILRGNKRRLQVVGTALSPEFVYAIAPGGLMPDDERFGVLWMGRDALAAAFDLQSAFNSVTVSLLPGADPRDVIRRLDNLLAPFGGTGAYDRADQTSNWFLQSEIAQQKNMSKIMPTIFLAVAAFLTNMVMARLIETERREIGLLKAFGYGNLAIGWHFAKMVLAIGALGILIGSMLGAWLGHWNTELYTQFYRFPFLLYRPGPDGFVIAGAISLAAALAGSLFAVRRAVRLPPAEAMLPPSPPIYRRSWASRTALAGALDEPSRMILRRIIRWPVRAFLASLGLAMSISVLIMALQWVDAIDSLVETVFERGQHQDASVAFSDLQPIDTVRGFEDLPGVLAAEPYRYVSTRIAHGHLIERQGIIGVPQGAILSPVFDNERGRIEIPPDGLIFSRKLAELLEVETGDTVAVEMLQGHQRRVNLPVVQIFDTYIGTPVYMDMAALNRLAGDGRVVSGLHIRVDAPDRAALLTRLKDIPNVAAVLFRQAAIDTFYKTMGETIFIFIGFFVAFSLTLSVGVTYNSIRIALSERARELATLRVLGFSRWEISYILLGEVGILTWISIPLGGVIGFSLAWYMTSAFETELYRVPLVLRDATYGKAALIALAAALTCAAIVRRRLDRLDLIAVLKTRE is encoded by the coding sequence ATGAGCAGTCTCGACCGAAAACTCCTCCGTGGCCTTTGGCAGTTAAAGGCTCAGGTCGTGGCGATCGCTCTGGTGATCGCTTCAGGCACGGCGTTGCTCATCATGGCGCTGACCACCATTGAAGCGCTCGAAGAGACCACCACCGCCTATTACGAGCGGACCCGCTTCGCCGACGTCTTCGCCCGGGCGAAACGCGCTCCCGAGTATCTCGGACGCGATATCGCCGAAATGCCAGGCGTGCGGCTGGCCGAAACGCGTATCGTCGATGGCGCCATCCTCGACATGCCCGGCTATTCCGAGCCGGTCGTCGCCCAACTGATTTCGCTCCCCGAACGCGGGCCGCAGCTCCTGAACGCGCTGGTGATCCGCTCCGGACGTCTGGTCGACCCGAACCGGTCGGACGAGGTGGTCGTCAGCGAGCCCTTCGCCGATGCGCATGGATTAAAGCCCGGCGACACTTTCGACGCGATCCTCAGAGGAAACAAACGCAGGCTCCAGGTGGTCGGGACTGCGCTGAGCCCGGAATTCGTCTACGCCATCGCCCCGGGAGGGCTCATGCCGGACGACGAGCGTTTCGGCGTTTTATGGATGGGGAGAGATGCGCTGGCGGCCGCCTTCGACCTCCAATCTGCGTTCAACAGCGTGACCGTGAGCCTTCTGCCGGGCGCGGACCCCAGGGACGTCATCCGGCGTCTCGACAACCTGTTGGCTCCCTTCGGCGGCACCGGAGCTTACGACCGTGCCGACCAGACTTCGAACTGGTTCCTCCAGAGCGAGATCGCTCAACAGAAGAACATGTCGAAGATCATGCCGACCATCTTCCTTGCGGTCGCTGCCTTCCTGACGAACATGGTGATGGCACGTCTGATCGAGACCGAACGCCGGGAAATCGGTCTCCTGAAGGCCTTCGGCTACGGCAATCTGGCGATTGGCTGGCATTTCGCCAAGATGGTCCTCGCCATCGGAGCGCTCGGCATCCTGATCGGCTCCATGCTCGGCGCCTGGCTCGGCCATTGGAATACCGAGCTCTATACGCAGTTCTACCGCTTTCCCTTCCTTCTCTATCGGCCAGGCCCCGACGGTTTCGTGATCGCCGGTGCGATCAGCCTTGCCGCCGCGCTGGCAGGCAGCCTTTTCGCTGTGCGTCGCGCCGTGCGCCTGCCGCCGGCAGAGGCAATGCTGCCACCCTCCCCGCCGATCTATCGGCGCAGCTGGGCCTCGCGAACTGCGCTGGCGGGTGCCTTGGACGAACCGTCGCGGATGATCCTGCGGCGCATCATCCGCTGGCCGGTGCGGGCATTCCTGGCAAGCCTCGGCCTCGCCATGTCCATCTCCGTGTTGATCATGGCGCTGCAATGGGTGGACGCCATCGACTCCCTCGTCGAAACCGTCTTCGAACGCGGGCAGCATCAGGACGCATCCGTAGCCTTTAGCGACCTGCAGCCGATCGACACGGTCAGGGGCTTCGAGGACCTGCCCGGAGTGCTGGCTGCAGAGCCTTACCGGTATGTTTCGACGCGCATCGCTCACGGGCACCTCATCGAACGACAAGGCATTATCGGCGTGCCGCAGGGCGCCATCCTGAGCCCGGTTTTCGACAACGAGCGCGGCCGCATCGAGATCCCGCCCGATGGGCTCATTTTCTCGCGCAAGCTTGCCGAACTCCTCGAGGTCGAAACCGGCGACACCGTCGCCGTTGAAATGCTGCAAGGGCATCAGCGGCGCGTGAACCTGCCGGTGGTGCAGATTTTCGATACCTATATCGGCACGCCCGTGTATATGGACATGGCCGCACTCAACCGGCTGGCCGGTGACGGTCGGGTCGTCAGCGGGCTGCACATCCGTGTCGATGCGCCAGACCGCGCGGCCCTGCTGACGCGGCTGAAGGATATCCCCAATGTCGCGGCGGTTCTCTTCCGGCAGGCCGCCATCGACACCTTCTACAAGACCATGGGCGAAACCATCTTCATCTTCATCGGCTTCTTCGTCGCCTTTTCGCTGACGCTCTCCGTCGGCGTCACCTATAATTCGATCCGCATCGCACTTTCCGAGCGGGCGCGAGAGCTTGCGACGCTCCGCGTTCTTGGCTTCAGCCGCTGGGAGATTTCCTACATTCTTCTTGGCGAGGTCGGCATCCTGACCTGGATATCCATCCCGCTCGGCGGTGTCATCGGCTTCAGTCTGGCATGGTACATGACGAGCGCCTTCGAGACGGAACTTTATCGCGTTCCGCTCGTGCTTCGTGACGCCACCTATGGCAAGGCCGCTCTGATCGCGCTCGCGGCCGCGCTGACCTGCGCCGCTATCGTGCGCCGCCGGCTCGACCGCCTGGACCTGATAGCGGTGCTGAAAACGAGGGAGTAG
- a CDS encoding ABC transporter ATP-binding protein, whose translation MENETSALALEARDLIKIYRMGAVEVHALRGVDVKLRESELVVLLGPSGSGKSTLLNILGGLDTPTSGTVMFRDRVLSLGSERAMNLYRRNHVGFVFQFYNLIPSLTARENVSLVTEIARDPMPPGDALAMVGLSDRMDHFPAQLSGGEQQRVAIARAIAKRPDLLLCDEPTGALDSKTGILVLDAILRINRELGTTTALITHNAVIAEIANRVLYFADGRIVETRRNTVQRAPAELSW comes from the coding sequence GTGGAAAACGAGACATCGGCCTTGGCCCTTGAGGCGCGCGATCTCATCAAGATCTATCGCATGGGAGCGGTGGAGGTCCATGCATTGCGGGGCGTCGACGTCAAGCTCCGCGAAAGCGAGCTGGTGGTACTGCTGGGACCGTCAGGAAGCGGCAAATCGACCCTCCTCAACATTCTCGGCGGTCTCGATACGCCGACCAGCGGTACGGTCATGTTCCGCGACCGCGTGCTCTCGCTCGGCAGCGAGCGCGCGATGAATCTCTACCGGCGCAACCATGTCGGTTTCGTCTTCCAGTTCTACAATCTAATTCCGAGCCTGACCGCGCGCGAAAATGTCTCGCTGGTGACCGAGATCGCCAGAGATCCGATGCCTCCTGGCGACGCGCTGGCCATGGTCGGCCTCTCCGACCGGATGGATCATTTTCCCGCACAGCTCTCCGGCGGCGAGCAGCAACGGGTCGCCATCGCCCGCGCCATCGCCAAGCGACCCGACCTGCTGCTTTGCGACGAGCCCACGGGCGCTCTCGACAGCAAGACGGGAATTCTCGTGCTCGATGCGATACTCAGGATCAATCGGGAGCTCGGAACAACCACCGCGCTCATCACCCACAATGCTGTGATTGCGGAGATTGCCAATCGCGTGCTCTACTTCGCGGACGGGCGCATCGTCGAGACGCGGCGAAACACCGTTCAGCGCGCGCCAGCCGAACTCTCCTGGTAG
- a CDS encoding universal stress protein, whose protein sequence is MSVRTILAVVGASHGDEDVRIAADLCAQADAHLSILVASWAPEPMGRYPTMTPGWVEQRDRSVQALKESVERARQLLGRREISYDVDSVYSEVAAADYDIGERSIYCDLLLVGPNAFADPDLKRQVIGGGLLQSGRPLLLIPPDTEPTLQPKTVLLAWDSRAQSARAAREALEMMTKADSVRVTMVDPTASLRGSGDEPGADVATYLARHGIKVTVDTLPSGGKSVAQVLQQHAVDVSADIIVMGAYGHSRMREFIFGGVTRSMLDKTKLPVLMAR, encoded by the coding sequence ATGTCTGTCAGGACGATACTCGCTGTCGTCGGCGCCTCGCACGGCGACGAGGACGTTCGGATTGCCGCCGATCTGTGCGCTCAGGCAGACGCGCACCTGAGCATTCTCGTCGCTTCCTGGGCGCCGGAGCCGATGGGGCGTTATCCGACCATGACCCCGGGATGGGTGGAACAACGAGATCGAAGTGTGCAGGCGCTCAAGGAAAGCGTCGAGCGGGCACGCCAACTGCTCGGCCGACGTGAGATCTCCTACGACGTCGACAGCGTCTATTCGGAAGTGGCTGCCGCGGACTACGACATTGGCGAACGCTCGATCTACTGCGATCTCCTCCTGGTTGGCCCGAATGCCTTTGCCGATCCCGATTTGAAGCGACAGGTTATAGGCGGCGGGCTGCTCCAGTCCGGTCGCCCGCTCTTGTTGATTCCGCCTGACACAGAACCGACGCTGCAGCCGAAGACCGTGCTGCTGGCGTGGGATTCGCGGGCGCAGTCCGCGCGCGCCGCGCGGGAAGCGCTGGAGATGATGACAAAAGCCGATTCCGTTCGCGTCACGATGGTCGATCCGACGGCATCGCTCAGGGGGAGCGGCGATGAACCCGGTGCGGATGTCGCCACCTATCTCGCCCGGCACGGTATCAAGGTGACGGTCGATACATTGCCGAGCGGCGGAAAGTCCGTGGCGCAGGTTCTCCAGCAACACGCGGTCGACGTGTCCGCCGATATCATCGTGATGGGCGCCTACGGCCACTCCCGAATGCGTGAATTCATCTTCGGCGGCGTAACCCGATCGATGCTCGACAAAACGAAGCTCCCCGTCTTGATGGCGCGGTGA
- a CDS encoding Hsp20/alpha crystallin family protein, which translates to MAEKATKLPVKTEEKAVKRGAESWVPFESLRSEIDRLFDEFAPSLWRRPFGSALMQRMPRISEWAMAPAVDVAETEKAYEITAELPGIEEKDIEVKISNRSLTIKGEKQETKEEKGKEYFLSERRYGSFQRTFQVPEGVDADKIEAAFAKGVLTITLPKTEDAQKKERKVAVKAA; encoded by the coding sequence ATGGCTGAGAAAGCAACGAAACTCCCCGTCAAGACGGAAGAGAAAGCAGTCAAGCGAGGCGCAGAATCCTGGGTTCCATTTGAAAGCCTTCGCTCCGAAATCGACCGCCTGTTCGACGAGTTCGCCCCGTCGCTCTGGCGCCGCCCCTTCGGGTCCGCGCTGATGCAGCGGATGCCGCGCATATCGGAATGGGCTATGGCCCCGGCTGTCGACGTCGCGGAGACGGAGAAGGCTTACGAGATCACCGCCGAATTGCCCGGCATCGAGGAGAAGGACATCGAGGTAAAGATCTCGAACAGGAGCCTCACGATCAAGGGTGAGAAGCAGGAGACGAAGGAAGAGAAGGGCAAGGAGTACTTCCTTTCCGAGCGCCGTTATGGATCGTTTCAGCGCACCTTCCAAGTGCCAGAGGGCGTCGACGCCGACAAGATTGAGGCAGCCTTCGCAAAGGGGGTGCTGACAATCACCCTGCCGAAAACCGAGGACGCGCAAAAGAAGGAGCGCAAGGTCGCGGTGAAGGCCGCCTAG